One genomic segment of Thunnus albacares chromosome 18, fThuAlb1.1, whole genome shotgun sequence includes these proteins:
- the coq4 gene encoding ubiquinone biosynthesis protein COQ4 homolog, mitochondrial isoform X1, whose amino-acid sequence MWLRVGKRFHRLNHRHCVLTSKAVCVQKLHGEFTENNYEGLYPGHIPTTPIQKALLAVGSGVAALQNPYRHDMVAVLGETTGHLALINLRDRMRNDPEGYTILTERPRIRLSTLDLSKMSSLPDGSFGREYLRFLEDNHVTPDTRADVKFVDNEELAYVMQRYREVHDLLHTLLGMPTNMLGEVAVKWFEAAQTGLPMCALGAVLGPLRLNASRLQSLFTSLGPWAVQNGRQARCVLSIFYERRWEQSLEDLRQELNIEPPPVILSATNKRNT is encoded by the exons ATGTGGCTCCGCGTAGGTAAACGGTTTCACCGTTTAAATCACCGACACTGCGTTTTGACCTCGAAAG CAGTGTGTGTCCAAAAGCTTCACGGTGAGTTTACAGAGAATAACTATGAAGGGTTGTATCCTGGACACATCCCCACCACCCCCATCCAGAAAGCCTTGTTGGCTGTGGGGTCTGGCGTGGCTGCACTGCAGAACCCCTACAGACATG ACATGGTTGCAGTGCTCGGTGAGACGACAGGACACCTAGCATTGATAAATCTCAGGGACAGGATGAGAAATGACCCTGAAGGCTACACTATCCTAAC AGAAAGGCCCAGGATCCGGCTTTCCACACTTGATCTGAGTAAGATGTCTTCATTACCTGATGGCTCTTTTGGGAGAGAATATCTTCGTTTTCTGGAGGACAAT CATGTGACCCCTGACACAAGGGCAGACGTGAAGTTTGTGGACAATGAGGAGCTGGCTTACGTCATGCAGAGATACAGAGAAGTCCATGATTTGTTGCACACCTTACTGGGCATGCCCACCAACATGCTGG GTGAGGTGGCTGTGAAGTGGTTTGAAGCTGCTCAGACGGGGCTCCCCATGTGCGCTCTTGGAGCTGTGTTGGGCCCACTTCGGTTAAATGCAAG CCGTTTACAGTCACTGTTCACATCCTTGGGCCCTTGGGCTGTGCAGAACGGTCGGCAGGCTCGCTGCGTCCTCAGCATCTTCTATGAGAGGCGATGGGAGCAGAGCCTCGAAGACCTCAGACAGGAGCTCAACATCGAGCCACCGCCAGTCATACTCAGTGCGACCAACAAGAGAAACACCTGA
- the coq4 gene encoding ubiquinone biosynthesis protein COQ4 homolog, mitochondrial isoform X2, with the protein MWLRVGKRFHRLNHRHCVLTSKVCVQKLHGEFTENNYEGLYPGHIPTTPIQKALLAVGSGVAALQNPYRHDMVAVLGETTGHLALINLRDRMRNDPEGYTILTERPRIRLSTLDLSKMSSLPDGSFGREYLRFLEDNHVTPDTRADVKFVDNEELAYVMQRYREVHDLLHTLLGMPTNMLGEVAVKWFEAAQTGLPMCALGAVLGPLRLNASRLQSLFTSLGPWAVQNGRQARCVLSIFYERRWEQSLEDLRQELNIEPPPVILSATNKRNT; encoded by the exons ATGTGGCTCCGCGTAGGTAAACGGTTTCACCGTTTAAATCACCGACACTGCGTTTTGACCTCGAAAG TGTGTGTCCAAAAGCTTCACGGTGAGTTTACAGAGAATAACTATGAAGGGTTGTATCCTGGACACATCCCCACCACCCCCATCCAGAAAGCCTTGTTGGCTGTGGGGTCTGGCGTGGCTGCACTGCAGAACCCCTACAGACATG ACATGGTTGCAGTGCTCGGTGAGACGACAGGACACCTAGCATTGATAAATCTCAGGGACAGGATGAGAAATGACCCTGAAGGCTACACTATCCTAAC AGAAAGGCCCAGGATCCGGCTTTCCACACTTGATCTGAGTAAGATGTCTTCATTACCTGATGGCTCTTTTGGGAGAGAATATCTTCGTTTTCTGGAGGACAAT CATGTGACCCCTGACACAAGGGCAGACGTGAAGTTTGTGGACAATGAGGAGCTGGCTTACGTCATGCAGAGATACAGAGAAGTCCATGATTTGTTGCACACCTTACTGGGCATGCCCACCAACATGCTGG GTGAGGTGGCTGTGAAGTGGTTTGAAGCTGCTCAGACGGGGCTCCCCATGTGCGCTCTTGGAGCTGTGTTGGGCCCACTTCGGTTAAATGCAAG CCGTTTACAGTCACTGTTCACATCCTTGGGCCCTTGGGCTGTGCAGAACGGTCGGCAGGCTCGCTGCGTCCTCAGCATCTTCTATGAGAGGCGATGGGAGCAGAGCCTCGAAGACCTCAGACAGGAGCTCAACATCGAGCCACCGCCAGTCATACTCAGTGCGACCAACAAGAGAAACACCTGA
- the bspry gene encoding B box and SPRY domain-containing protein, with the protein MTEELKTCELVCSSPGDPRETLHTVRPKDMDGEQPIFSVLSGGVRQQQAGDTTAVTRCGGGGGGNGTTSPAATTSDNESGIFSGECELCVEHESELDWYCGTEQKLICSHCAIVGPCHGHTVTPLATRVTAVRNRLVDVCEKMQLQALRIERFIEQTLTAKEQQLQVSASRAREQVLAQVTAAREALDEEEQRLLEEVQREEERVEQCLLTQKAHWSQAMANLSQTRSRLVHTLTHTPDAQLAISAQEIAERVEEAEGVGEPCDTVQLNMNPGCGDSKLLRGLWATAVLQGPNAYGSSHQKFDERTLSPLLSLSDDLCTLTFLHKKPRQSPPYDPARFDCWPNVLGSLSMSSGTHSWVVDVGQSGAFKVGVCYASLERKGSGNESRLGYNSQSWVLSHYDGDYSFCHAGKKEPLQVIKRPQRIGLLLDWPSQTLLFYEPDSSAVLHSVRHHFSAPLLPACAVTDRSITILH; encoded by the exons ATGACCGAGGAGCTAAAAACATGCGAGTTAGTATGCTCATCACCGGGTGACCCAAGGGAGACTTTACACACCGTGAGACCCAAAGACATGGATGGTGAGCAGCCTATTTTCTCCGTGTTGAGCGGCGGTGTGAGGCAGCAGCAGGCGGGGGACACAACTGCGGTGACGCGGTGCGGCGGTGGCGGCGGTGGCAACGGAACGACCTCACCGGCTGCGACCACTTCCGACAACGAGTCTGGCATCTTCTCCGGTGAATGTGAGCTCTGTGTGGAGCATGAGTCTGAGCTGGACTGGTACTGCGGCACCGAGCAGAAACTCATCTGCTCACACTGCGCCATCGTAGGGCCTTGCCACGGACACACCGTGACCCCTCTGGCTACCAGAGTTACCGCAGTCAGG AATCGACTGGtggatgtgtgtgagaaaatgcAGCTGCAGGCACTGAGGATTGAAAGGTTTATCGAGCAGACACTGACAGCCAAAGAGCAACAGCTTCAG GTATCGGCGAGCAGGGCGAGGGAGCAGGTGCTGGCTCAGGTCACCGCGGCACGTGAAGCCCTGGACGAGGAGGAGCAGCGTCTCCTGGAGGAGgtgcagagggaggaggagcgGGTGGAGCAGTGTCTCCTCACCCAGAAAGCCCACTGGAGCCAAGCCATGGCGAATCTGTCGCAAACACGCTCCCGCCTGGTGCACACCCTGACTCACACTCCAGACGCACAGCTGGCG ATAAGTGCCCAGGAGATAGCTGAAAG agtggaggaggcagagggggTCGGGGAGCCCTGTGATACAGTCCAGCTCAACATGAACCCAGGCTGCGGTGACAGCAAGCTGCTGAGAGGGCTGTGGGCCACGGCAGTACTGCAGGGACCAAACG CTTACGGTTCATCTCATCAGAAGTTTGACGAGCGCACATTGAGCCCTCTCCTGTCCCTCTCTGATGACTTGTGCACTTTGACCTTCCTCCACAAAAAACCCCGCCAATCCCCGCCCTACGACCCTGCACGATTCGACTGTTGGCCCAATGTTCTGGGTTCGCTGTCTATGTCCTCCGGCACCCACAGCTGGGTGGTGGATGTAGGCCAGAGTGGTGCCTTTAAGGTCGGGGTCTGCTACGCCAGCCTGGAGCGCAAAGGCTCCGGGAACGAGTCCCGGCTGGGCTACAACAGTCAGTCCTGGGTGTTGTCTCACTATGACGGGGACTACTCCTTCTGCCACGCGGGGAAGAAGGAGCCCCTGCAGGTTATAAAGAGACCCCAGAGGATCGGCCTGCTGCTGGACTGGCCGAGTCAGACGCTGCTGTTTTATGAGCCGGACTCCAGTGCCGTGCTGCACTCCGTCAGGCATCACTTCAGCGCCCCTCTGCTGCCAGCGTGTGCCGTGACTGACCGCAGTATCACCATACTGCACTAA